Proteins from a genomic interval of Gossypium hirsutum isolate 1008001.06 chromosome A09, Gossypium_hirsutum_v2.1, whole genome shotgun sequence:
- the LOC107896334 gene encoding uncharacterized protein: MAGALRQPLHSTTSAIPPLQLSKPRATGISPSPALFLKDKTQGSSKLSRFYGHRSLIVKLVGKASPGKDDIAPAADDLENGVSLGTMKLPSNTDIQRFETLLFQWANSLCQGANLPLPVPLKIDKIAGGARLGFITVGDGKTEVLVYIDCLVFPATDNSGPIFRAIRNGTLKDQSPPGEPRIMRSLLQALQKSVEIARV; the protein is encoded by the exons ATGGCCGGAGCTTTGAGGCAACCCCTCCACTCAACCACCTCCGCCATTCCACCACTGCAACTCTCTAAACCCAGGGCGACCGGTATTTCCCCATCACCGGCATTATTCCTCAAGGACAAAACGCAAGGGTCGTCGAAGCTGAGTAGATTTTACGGTCACCGAAGCCTGATTGTTAAGTTAGTGGGCAAGGCTTCCCCAGGAAAGGATGACATTGCACCTGCAGCTGATGACCTAGAAAATGGAGTCTCACTTGGTACCATGAAATTGCCTTCCAATACTGATATTCAGCGATTCGAAACCTTGTTGTTTCAG TGGGCGAACAGTCTTTGCCAAGGAGCTAATCTGCCTCTTCCAGTGCCTTTGAAG ATCGATAAAATAGCAGGTGGAGCTAGACTTGGTTTTATTACAGTCGGAGATGGAAAGACTGAAGTCCTGGTGTATATAGATTGCTTAGTCTTTCCAGCAACAGATAATTCAGGTCCAATCTTTCGAGCAATAAGAAATGGGACATTAAAAGATCAGTCTCCCCCTGGTGAGCCAAGGATCATGAGAAGTCTTCTTCAGGCCCTGCAAAAGTCTGTTGAAATTGCTAGAGTTTGA